The region TAAACATTCAACAATTGTGGTTACATGTTCTCTAACCACTAAGCTGCCAATTGAGACAGAGGAAAAATGAACTCAAAAGCCATGGTAGATAGTGAGGGGAGACCAACTCTGTTTTTAAGTTCTAACAGAACCAAACATTGGTCATGAGCAATGTATATTATCTTTTACACATTCTTAAGTTCTTACACAGTttttacaacatatatatattcattATATGATAGGTTGAAATTTATGTAAAATGGAGAGAGtgatttaatataatatatccACATAGATTTCAATATTAACAGGAGAAAATGTAATGTAAATAGTGTGTTAGAGAGTAagttttatcttaaattattgATTGCAGCCACAACCAACCAATTAATTTGCTCTGcatccatttcaaaaaaaaaattgctctGCATGACTGCATCCATAGCGATAATGCGAACATCTGGATGAAACTTTGATTTATGATCTTTTCTAGCAGACGTTTGCTCTTGCATCAAAAAAGGAACCAACCATTTCCATCAATGCAtaagctttttttttctttgacgaAGTAGCTAGTTTAGGAAATTGTGATAGCCTTTGCAAGTTGCAAATATTGCAAACAAATTACTCTTCTCTATCACTATACGAACACCTTGTTAGTATTTTCCATCTCTGGGATCCAATGCTTCTTCACCGGGCCCGCCCGATCCCATTCCAATGCCTAGCCCGAAAGCATTGAATCACCATCAAATGCATAAGCTGGTCTCACATACgcttttgtttaattttaagtttatatATAATACAAcgtaaaattaattataactaAAAAATTGCAACTTATATCTTAAATTCAGTAATAAAGAAAACAATGCCCCCAACCACCATGTGATATTCCACACTCAATACATGCAAGATACCTATTGGCTATATATAATCCTAAATTTACCCTTGTGTTGGAGTACATAAGGAATTTAGAATCCTCTGCCATGGGTTCCACTACCATGTTCAAAGTGAAAGAAAACTAAGCTaggttcttctcatctttttTAATTGTTGAATAAATATAACACCAGTCCCCACAGGAGATACTTCAGCTACTGGGGAATGACAAGCAGTGGTGGTTGTAGTGTTTTGCAAGTTAGATACTTAGCTTTCTTTTCCCTTTTACTTCTTTAGAGAAAAGCATCCACCATCCACCATCCACCATGACCCCAGAAAGAATCACAAGAAGCGCAACATAACCACCACACAGTAGGTTGCACGGATACGGATATGGGTATGGTACTAGTACCGGGTGCGAGTACGGGGTACGACAATTTTATAAAATTCTGGGTTCGGGTACGGTAGTATAtatgtgtatttttttaatatatatatgttatatataaaaattgaaatatatataaaatatagataaaagcataaagtaaaataagatatcATAAATTGatcccaaaaaaaaagtttaaagatAAATTATAACAAGTCCTTAAGCAGAATATGGAGTGAAACATTTTAACATTGAAGATATTCAAGATTACCACTAATGTGTATTAAGATAGGATTCCATTCTGAAACTGAAGTTATAACCCAAAAGAATACAAAAACACTTATGAAGTACCCAAAGAGTACCAAAAATGTACTCAGGAAGTAcccataatttttttgttgGAAATCACCTTGGGTACGTATGTGGAACGTACCCAGGTGTACCCATCGCgttcaccatttttgaagtacCCGTGCTTCCTACCACACACAAAAAACTAATGCATAAGTCAAATCTTATCCAAGCACAATCCAATACCcacaaatttaaatatatttaaccaTGTTTCTTCAACACTTGGCACCTTAAGCAAATGGTTGAAGGTTCAATTCTTAACTCTtgagaatgaattttttttattggtaaGTCTTCTACCGCCACATGAGTAGCGCAACAATGAATTAGTCTCACGTCCATCGatctaattggaaaaaaaatagatatatttttttggtcaaatagcTAAACTTCCAAAAATTACCCAGCCCATGATCTCGAGATGGGCTCATGAAGGTCCAAACAAGCCCATTTCTCAATTGTATCGCAATTCGCAAGAAATCAACACTGCAACAAAGTGGTTCGTTCGCGCGAATTGAAGGTGCAGAAGGAGATGGAGGAAGAAGAGCAAAACAACGATACGAACACGAAGAAGAAGAGTAGCTCCGTCGTGATAAGAATCCCTTCGTATCAAGAAGTGGTTGAAAGTTCTCAGGCGAGATCAACGCCACCGTCGCTGTTCGTTCCCTCCCAAACCTTCTCTCAAGCCTTCGCGTTCATCAAATCCTCCGAGTTCTACTCTGCTCctactcctcctccttcttcttcactccCAAGGTTCCATTGCTGCTTCTAATTTCAATTCAATTTACTTCAATCGTAgtcattattaattaattttgattttgattagggaAACCAGTCAACCAAACCCTCCATCTTCGTCTTCATCTTCAGCATCAACGACATCATCATCtgctactactactactactcaGTCCGGTCAAACTCGCAATGCAATTCTTGTCAGCCACAGACAGGTGAGTGAGGGGAATTTTAAATTTGTGAAggttttgatgatgatgatgatgttattGTTGTTTGATTTTGTGTTTTTCAGAAGGGAAACCCATTGCTCAAACATATTAGGAATGTTAAATGGACATTTGCTGATGTTGTTTGTGATTACTTGCTTGGTCAAAGCTCATGTGCTATCTATATCAGGTTATTTGAATTTTCTgttctttttttgttgttggttgAATTTGTTTGTTTTGCTGCTTGTAGTATTGTGGGTTTTTATTGTTGTTGCAATAGTTAATGTTAAGACTAATAAACACTTGAAAAGAGGAGTGCTGTTACTTGCTAGGTTCTTCTGATAGATAACTTGTCGAAACGAAATGCTTTTAATTATTTATGCGAGTTGCGTTAGTTAAATGTGCTTGGCAAAAATATATGACCACGTGAGTTTTCGTATCGAATTGCCTAAAAACTGTGGATTTTGTGGTGATTTCTCTGCCAGTATCACGGGATGGGGTATATATGTGTCGAACAATTATTTGTAATCTGTCATagttcggaaaaaaaaaatcataccaCGTGGGCACTACTAAGTGAATCAACTGTTTACATCGGACATTCTTGTTTATTATCATGCTTACAGAACTTATTGTTTTCTAAATtgtctcctgtgtgtgattagTTGGATACCAATTACCAAGAAGTTGTTATTTTTCCGCTAGATGGGTTTGTTATAGTTATATTTATGCATCAACTTGACTTAAGTGGATGGTTTGATGCAGTCTTCGGTATCATCTGCTGCATCCTGACTACTTGTATTATAGAATAAGGGAGTTGCAGAAGAATTTCAAGCTTCGTGTAGTTTTATGCCATGTTGATGTGGTCAGGCAATCTGTTATACTTATTCAAACCTCTGTAGCATCTACTTTAGTTTGTTTTCCAatgatataatataattatagcTATTGCTATTCTATTATTGACATGAAGTATGTgacattttctttgtttttttactATTGATTGCAGGAGGATGTAGTGAAGCCTCTACTTGAAGTTACAAAAACAGCTTTGCTTCATGACTGTACCCTTTTATGTGGATGGAGGTGCAATTGGCTCTCCTTTTAACTGTTTTTGAAGTGTGCATACTGAATATATCATTTCTTTATTCACTCTTATGAGCCTGAGACTGAGAGTGCTGCTATCTACCATATTCTGATGAACTTTATAATAAATTCCAAttataaaatatcaaaatatcaTATACAGCTACCAAAGCTTTCATTAAGGATGGGAGTTTGTCGTTGCAACTTGATGGATATGGTTAACATGACTAGCTATTTCTTAGCGTTTTCCCCTTTTTTTTAGGTGACTCAGTTATAGAATATACATTGTGAGATGAGAACAACCTATTATAGTTTCTTGGGGAACATTTAAATTAGCAAAATTTCTACCATTTAAAGGTGCTTGGGGCTACTGTAGCATGCATGTGAATTTGATAGTATCCTTAATGAGTTAGTAGTTTAGTTAGTTGAGTGTTTTAGTTAGTTTGAAAGAGTTAGttagagtgagagagagaatgtTATAAATAGGAGAGTTAGAGAGAAATATCATCTCCGGGGATCATTTGTAATTGGGAACTTGGGAGAGAGCTGAACACTTGACCATTCAGGAGTTTTGGCCGATTTTCTTCAATAAACTGTTCTCCTTTCTTCTTTAGTGCTGGTACCTATCATAATTTAAGTATCTGCAGCAGGATCTGGCAAGATTCCTCTTACCTgtgtaattgattttcttactGTTCCATTCTGCCATTGTTTTAGCCTAGAGGAATGTGGCCGTTATTTGGAGACCATAAAAGTCTATGAAAACAAGCCTGCAGACATTATTCAAGGGCAAATGGATACAGACTATCTATCACGTGTATGCTTATgttttttattatcttttttaTATATACAATAACATTATCATGGGTTTTAGTACTTTCAAAATCAAAAGATTAAATACACATTACACAGTCTAATGTTGATAAAGTTCTAAGCATGGTCATCAAACGCACTGAAGCTAGTCTTACTTTTAACTGCAGCTGACACATGCCCTTACGACGGTTCGGCATGTTAACAAGACTGATGTAGTCACCCTCGGTACCACATTTGGGGTATGTATTCTGTGTTTTAGCACACACATAGACACGTATatgttgattgattttgtttgCAAAAGCATTTACCAAGCTGGAACCTTGTCTTTTCAGTCTCTATCTCACATTATGGGTGCATCTATGGAAGATCTTGCTCGCTGCCCTGGCATAGGAGAGCGCAAGGTATATTAACATTGGTAAAAGTGGGATAGGACAATGATTTATACTTTTTATGTTTGGGGGGGCTGTGGTTGCCTGATTTGGTACCAGAGCCCAAATGATTCGAACCAAAAAACTTATACTTCCTGATAACAGGTCAAGCGCTTGTTTGACACTTTCCATGAACCCTTCAAGCGTGTGGAGTCCAGCCGGCAAGCCGTTCCAGAGACTTCTGCCCAGAATAAGCCAGCTAGTCCTGATCCATTAATGAGAAACAATGCTGAATCTTCTTCCTTGATTAAAGACAAGGACGTAGAAGATGTTAGCAAACGTAGGAAGGAAGAGCCTGAACTGACTGTCAAATCTGCCCTTTCTGCAGCATTTGCTAAATATTCTGACAGAGTTGGAAAGAACACTTCCGAAgtagaagagaaagaagaagaatcaTTAGTTGTCAAGGATTCAGAAGATGAATCATAAAATTACCATTAAGTTTTACAAGatagtttagtttttttttttcttgagcgAGATAATCTAGCGAGATTTAGAAGCTTAATTTAAAATCTCCATGCATTACTGGCATGTTACTCTGCTAGGAGTGCAAATGTGTCATGAGGGAAACAGCTCAGCTGCTGAAGAGGTTGTAATATGACATCTGGACTGCTAGGAGAAGCTTTAACCGAATGAGAAGGCAAGGAAGAGAAGAGGGGTCATAGAGTATGGATAGGAATAGAGGGAATATAGGATTAAGCGTTCAGTTGTTGAGAATAGTTGGGAGGGAGGGTTTGGACTTTGGACTCGAAATTCCCAGATTGAGAGAGATTCTCATCTTACATTCTGTCTACCTCGTCTATTCATAGTTTTGGCCCTTTGTTACTCTGATTAAACAAATTCATTTATCTTGATTCGGAGGGATGTTTGCAATGATTTTTACCATGGAAATATCCATTGACATGATCTGCAGGGATTCCTGTTGTACATCATGCTTTATGGGGAATCCCTCGCATTCAGCCAGTAATATAGTAAGTCCAAATATATCAGCATTACTCCCCTAAATTCGTCCCTATCTGTATGTTAGTATTTCTCTTTATAGAAAAAAGTGAAGTAGCTTTCAATATAGTTGTCCAATTGCACATTATGCGTTAATGCCCCTAAAGCCGAGCTCTTTGCCAATTGCCAGATAGAAGAAGCTGGACTCAATCAACCTCTTACTGGTAAGTGGAAGCTTCGTTACAGTTGGCTAAAAATGATTCTGTCTGATTTAAAGAATGTGCTGAGTTTGTTTTCATGCGGTGAGTTGGATTATTCAAGAATTTGACTGGAAATGAAACTCTCAAAATGTTTGATCTTTATTTGATCATATTACAGAAGAAATCTAATTTTGTGAAAGTTCATGTTCTTCTCAATTTTGTACCATGTGTCTCAGTAAGCTTACCATAAAAAAGCTAATTTAAAAAAAGGGTGTTAATATTGCATATGgatattaaaatgaaaaaaataaaaaaagagcaTCTAGAACTATGTGTCCCGTGACTCAATGCAAATGATTATAATTTTGGGCCCTAGACAAATTTGGATTGCTTCTGGCATTGATCTAAGTTGCCAACTTGATATTGCATTTTCCCCCATCCTATGTTTGTCCAAACACTGTTTCAGTCTAAGAAGGAAATGCAGTTATTTCTAGGCTGCATATTGCCTTTTCAAACAGAAACATGATGCACGCCTAAAGACTTGGTCTTGGTATTTGTTTATGAAACCTCAGGGAACTGGTTGAACTAAGAGAAGATGGGTTCCTGACAAGTGGTACCAATGATTGTACAACATCTGTCATGAGAGGCCTGTAATCAGCTTCTGGCTGTATGCACATTGCTGCAATGGCAGCTACCTATAAATCCCAAAACAAAGAGAAATCAAATGATTATGTAATGGGGAATATATAATTAATCCAAATCATCAAGTAATAATGATGAGAATAAGAGAAAAACAGTGACTCAAAGAAGCCATGTTACCTGAATTAATTCCTTATTTGAGTACTGTCCTCGTAGAGCTGGATCAACCATTTCAACCACCTTATCTCTGCTTGTCAACCTTGGAAGAGCCTGATGATGAGTAACAAAGATGATATGTTACAAGACATGACAGTATCAAAAACTCAGTTCCCTGATTCATAATCAGAGACAGTGTTTGCTATACAACTTAGCAGTTAGCACCCTTATTGATATTCTGGAACATTAGCAATTTTTACTACTTTGATCTCAAACAAAAACTATTTTGTAAAACAATTGCAGAGTGCTATTCGGTGCaagtttggaaatccttctacaattaattataaagatATAATCAATTGTCGTGAGAAGCTTCTTTGAGTAACTCCTGAATTTCATAATCGATttatagaaaagaaaagttTATCAAAATATGCTATTACTAACCCATGAAACAAGGACATGTTCTCCAGGGGGCCGCTTAATGTCAACTGGTACACGTCCGGTTAGCAGTTCAAGAAGAACCACACCATAGCTGTAAACATCTGACTTTGTAGTAAGCTTACCCGTGGATGCGTACCTACATTGTGCCCAAATTAAAGGTACAAATTAAAGTTATGCAATATTTTGTGACCATCAATTATATGTGAATGGTGGGATCAATATGTTTTAATCTCTCTTCTCATATACATTGAATAGGTATATTCTTAAGATAAACACAAAATTTCATGTCATTAGAGAAAGGTCCTATATTAACTAGAGATGCAACCAATATTGTTCTTTATAGATTGTATAGAGCAATTGTCACATATGAGTAAGCTTGAGTTAAGTCTAACTCGAATTttaagatattttgatttatgaaAGGTATACTGTATATGCAATATGGAATCTTAGTGTTATAAAAAAGCCCTATTGTTTTAAAAAACTACAGCCTGGTTAATAGGGACTTGAGTGTGACTATGTCATATTTCGTTTCTTTAACATTGCAAGTTTTGTCCTGGGAGTGGGTCAAAGATAAGGCAAGGTGCTTCCAAATgcaaaagataaaataatagGTTACTCAATCTCATCAAATTACTCACTCTGGTGCCAAATATCCAGTGGTCCCCAACACACGGGTAGAAACCTGACCGTTCCTCTTCTCTGACCCCATCTTAGCCAATCCAAAATCTGACACCTTGGCACGGAAATTTTGATCCAGTAGAACGTTGCTACTCTTGAAGTCTCTGTGGATCACAGGTGACACCGCATGCTCATGCAGGAACTCCAAGGCCCTGGCACAATCAAGGGCTATCCTCATCCGGGCCCACCAATCCAACGGCTGAGATTGATCACTAGGGGAGTGAAGATGGTGTTGGAGTGTCCCATTGGGCATGTATTGAAAAATCAGTAATCTGTGGTGTTGGTCAGCACAATAGCCAAGTAGCTCCACCAAATAAGGAGAGTGCAGCCGGCTCAAGAGATCAACCTGTAGCCGTAAATAAATGTCAGTTTAGTCTTCGTCACCATGTGCTTCATTTGAATAAAGCTCACAATGTGAGTTGGCATGTGGGATGGACTTTCACATTCCATATTTCATGGTCCCCAATTTGATTGCTAAACGCCAGACAACTCTTTAAATAATAAGAGTTAGCAGAAAATGTCTAACTGTATTTCAATGAC is a window of Lotus japonicus ecotype B-129 chromosome 5, LjGifu_v1.2 DNA encoding:
- the LOC130721110 gene encoding DNA excision repair protein ERCC-1 isoform X1, with the translated sequence MEEEEQNNDTNTKKKSSSVVIRIPSYQEVVESSQARSTPPSLFVPSQTFSQAFAFIKSSEFYSAPTPPPSSSLPRETSQPNPPSSSSSSASTTSSSATTTTTQSGQTRNAILVSHRQKGNPLLKHIRNVKWTFADVVCDYLLGQSSCAIYISLRYHLLHPDYLYYRIRELQKNFKLRVVLCHVDVEDVVKPLLEVTKTALLHDCTLLCGWSLEECGRYLETIKVYENKPADIIQGQMDTDYLSRLTHALTTVRHVNKTDVVTLGTTFGSLSHIMGASMEDLARCPGIGERKVKRLFDTFHEPFKRVESSRQAVPETSAQNKPASPDPLMRNNAESSSLIKDKDVEDVSKRRKEEPELTVKSALSAAFAKYSDRVGKNTSEVEEKEEESLVVKDSEDES
- the LOC130721110 gene encoding DNA excision repair protein ERCC-1 isoform X2, whose amino-acid sequence is MEEEEQNNDTNTKKKSSSVVIRIPSYQEVVESSQARSTPPSLFVPSQTFSQAFAFIKSSEFYSAPTPPPSSSLPSQPNPPSSSSSSASTTSSSATTTTTQSGQTRNAILVSHRQKGNPLLKHIRNVKWTFADVVCDYLLGQSSCAIYISLRYHLLHPDYLYYRIRELQKNFKLRVVLCHVDVEDVVKPLLEVTKTALLHDCTLLCGWSLEECGRYLETIKVYENKPADIIQGQMDTDYLSRLTHALTTVRHVNKTDVVTLGTTFGSLSHIMGASMEDLARCPGIGERKVKRLFDTFHEPFKRVESSRQAVPETSAQNKPASPDPLMRNNAESSSLIKDKDVEDVSKRRKEEPELTVKSALSAAFAKYSDRVGKNTSEVEEKEEESLVVKDSEDES
- the LOC130721109 gene encoding probable serine/threonine-protein kinase PBL7, yielding MEVNTTTTVPSEPPTVASHTFARHHLHSENHNHSHGHFPFKTILTTIAVAAAVTILFIIFLVFYLIRRQKPSVKKGTCKDDSSRELHDTNSRLIVSTMLSFDASPDVKGGCLQVHGGNLSRIPAPKFRGVQVFTYRELEVATDGFSEANVISNGGVGLMYKGVLSDGTLAAIKLLRSEGKQGERAFRIEVDLLSRLHSPYLVELLGYCADQHHRLLIFQYMPNGTLQHHLHSPSDQSQPLDWWARMRIALDCARALEFLHEHAVSPVIHRDFKSSNVLLDQNFRAKVSDFGLAKMGSEKRNGQVSTRVLGTTGYLAPEYASTGKLTTKSDVYSYGVVLLELLTGRVPVDIKRPPGEHVLVSWALPRLTSRDKVVEMVDPALRGQYSNKELIQVAAIAAMCIQPEADYRPLMTDVVQSLVPLVRNPSSLSSTSSLRFHKQIPRPSL